In the genome of Bacteroidota bacterium, the window GAGCAAGGAGTTAGTATTGAAGCTTTTAATGTTGCCGGAAAAGATACTCAAATTACCCAATCTGGTTTGAAATATATTGTTGTTGAACAAGGAAATGGAGATTTCATCAAAAAAAATGAAACAGCAAAGATTCATTACACAGGCTATCTGAGCGATGGTACAATTTTCGATTCATCGGTAAAAAAGGGTAAGGAATTAGAATTTCCGGTAAGTACAGGGAGCATAATTAAAGGACTTGACGAGGGCGTGCTTTTCATGAAAAAGGGCGGAAAGTGTCGTTTAATAATTCCAGCTTCTTTGGGTTTTGGAGATCAAGCTATGGGAAGTATTCCAGCAAATTCAACTTTAATTTTCGATGTAGAATTAATTGATATCATACCTGAAAAAAAGGTTGAAGCTTTTGATATTGAAGGAAAAAAGATTCACAAGACAAACTCCGGTTTAGAATATATAATTGTAAAAGAAGGAGCCGGAAAACAAGCTGAAGCAGGCTTAAATGTCGAGGTTCATTATACAGGATATTTAGAAAATGGCGAAATTTTTGACTCTTCGGTAAAAAGAGGAAAACCAATTGACTTTCCTCTCGGAACAGGGCGAGTAATTAAAGGTTGGGACGAAGGAATTGCAATGATGAAAGTTGGTGGTAAACGCCGCTTGATAATTCCATCTGAACTTGGATACGGAAGCAGAGCCCAAGGAAGTATTCCTGCAAATGCCACTCTTATTTTTGATGTTGAATTAGTTAATGTTAAATAAGTTCCTTTTTTTTGTAAAAATGGAATACATTATTAATATTGTATGCAAAGATTGAAAGTAAATTCGTAAAATATGATAAAGAAAAGCCTTTTGATAGCTTTATTATTTGCATGGACATTATTATTGGTAGTAAGTCTATTATGGAATTTAAAAACTATTAACAATTCAACTTTAACGAATGTAAAAGGACAAACTAAGGCATTTTTCGATCAGATTCAAATTTCGAGAAGATGGAATGCCAAACATGGTGGTGTCTATGTTCCGATTACGGATTCTATTTTGCCAAACAAATATTTAGACATCAAAAATAGAGATATAATAATTGATAGCTTGGGTATTTCTCTTACGAAAATAAATCCGGCTTATATGACAAGGCAAGTTTCGGAGTTGGCTAAAAAGTATAATGCTACACGATTCCATATTACAAGTTTAGACCCAATTCGTCCTCAAAATAAACCCGACTATTGGGAAGCTAACATGTTAAATTCTTTTGAAAATGGAGTAATAGATACTATTGAGCTAATTAATTGGCATAACGAACAGTACTACAGGTATATGGCTCCATTAGAAATTAGAGAAGCCTGCCTAAAATGCCACGCCGACCAAGGCTATGAATTAGGCGATATTCGGGGAGGGATAAGTGTTTCTGTGAAGGCTGAAAAGTATCTGGCAAGTTCTAATGCATTAAAACAAAACATTTGGGTTTTTCATGGACTTATATTAATAATTGGTTTGTCGGTAATTTATTTTATTAGTAGATATATAAATAAGAATTACCTGAAGTTGATAAAAAAGGCCGTACAGCTTGAAAATTACGAAGAAGAACTCTCAGTTCAAAACGAAGAACTTTTGTCTCATCAAGATCAAATAATTAAACAAAAGGATATTGCTGAAAAAGCAAAAGAAAAAGCCGAGTTAGCCTCGCAGTATAAGTCAATTTTTTTAGCAAATATGAGCCACGAAATACGTACTCCCTTAAATGGAATTATTGGTTTCACAAATATTTTGCTCGAACAAGGAGATTTGAACGAGGTGCAAAAAGATCAGATAGATACGATAAAAAATAGTGGAGACAATCTCATTGCCATCGTAAACGATATAATTGATTATTCGAAAATTGAAGCAAACCAATTAGAATTGGAAGAAGCTCATTTAAATTTGTTCAACCTGATAAATGAGACTTTGAAAATGCTAAGCTTTAAGGCAAAGCGTAAAGGTATTGAATTGCATAGTAATATTCATCCGGATATTCCCTCATGGATAATTGGCGATTCTGTCAGAATTAAGCAAGTTTTGATAAATTATTTAAACAATGCAATAAAATTTACGCATCAGGGCTTTGTAGAATTAGATGTCGTTCCTGCAGAAATTAAAGGAAAGAATATAAAAATAAAGTTTTCTGTGATTGATACAGGTATTGGTATTTCTTTGTCAAACCAGTCGAAAATATTTACAGATTATGCTCAAGCAGAAAAATCGACAGCCCGAAAATACGGAGGAAGTGGCTTAGGTCTGGCAATATCTAAAAGGCTTGCTAAATTAATGAATGGCGAGGTTGGATTCGAAAGTGTCGAAAATTCAGGTTCTACCTTTTGGTTTACAGGGAGATATAAAATTGGGAAATCTCCCGGTTATGTCAATTTAAATACAAAGCCAATTAAAGCCAAAAGAAATATTAAGGCATTGCTGGCAGAAGATAATTTGATTAATCAGAAAGTTGCAACAATTTTCTTGAAAAAATATGTTAAGGAAATTGAAGTTGCTGCAAATGGTGCTGAAGCTGTAGAATTTGTAAAAAACGAACATTTCGATTTGATTTTTATGGATATTCAAATGCCTGTTATGGACGGCTATGAAGCTACAAAAAAAATACGTGAAATCGAAGATAGTGAAAATAGAACCAAATCAGTAATAATTGCAATGACAGCAAATGCCTTAAAAGGCGATAGAGAAAAATGTATTGCTATTGGCATGAACGATCATTTGTCAAAACCATTCAAACCAGAAGATTTGGCAAAAATAATTGAGGATTTTGTCTAAGTAACTGTAAATAAATAAGTGCTCTTTTTGATATTTGCAAACGATTTTTAATCAAGCTGTAAAGAAATATAAAATAATCAATAATAAATTAACAATTTCTAATTTCCTTTTGCATTTGTTGTGAATCATTGAAAACTACTCACTTCTAACAACTTTCCTAATACCTTTTATTTTTCTTAGTTTTTGTAGAATAATGTGCAAATGTGTTGTGCTTTTCACTACAATATTTATAGTCCCAATAAATTCATCTTTACTCGAATTTAGGTTTATTCCTCTCATATTTAATTTTAAATCAGACGAAATAAGTTTGGTTATTTCTTCCAACATACCTACTCTGTCGTCTCCCGAAATGCGGATTGCTGTTTTGAACGAAGCATTGGATTCGTCTGTTTTCCATTTAATTGTTTTAATACGAAACTTGTTGTTCAAAACTAAATTTTTGGCATTCGGACAGTTTTTCCTATGTATAGAAATTCCTGTTCCTATAGTTACATATCCGAAAACATTATCGCCAAATATTGGATTACAACATTTGGCAAATCGGTAGTTTATGTTGTCAACCGAACCGTCAATCAGAAAATAGTCCTTCTCTTTTTCTGGCTTAGAATTAATATCTTCAGCCGCGACAGCAGTTTCAGGAATGATAGTTTCAGACTCGTTTGAGCTTAAAAGAACATTTTTAATGTCCTGAATTTCAATAGTATCTCTTGCTATGGCTGAATAAAAATCTATAGCGTTTTGAATTTTCAAACTTTTTAGCAAAAAACTAACTGTTTCATCATCAAATTTTAATTTCCAATTTTTCAGTTTCCGCTTCAAAATTTCTTTGCCATTATCTGCCTCCTTATTTTTTTCTTCCTTTAAAATTTTCTTGATTTTAGATTTTGCTTTTGTTGTTTTTACAAATTTTAGCCAATCTTCACGAGCCCTCTGATTTTTTGAAGTAATAATAAAAACCTGATCTCCGTTTTTTAAAACATATTTCAATGGGACAAGTTTATTGTTTATTTTGGCACTTTGGCATGTCATACCAATTTTTGTGTGTATATCGAATGCAAAATCGAGGATAGTAGAACCTTTCGGGAATTTTTTCAAATCACCATTCGGCGTAAAAACAAAAATTTCGTTGCTGTAAAGGTCAGCCTTGAAACTATCAATTTTATCCTCCTTGTCAAGTTCTTGGCTAACAAGCATTTCTCGGGTTTTCTGAATCCAGTTTTCTACGGTGTTTGATTTTTGTTCGCTTTTATATTTCCAGTGCGCAGCCATTCCCATCTCTGCAATTTCGTCCATTTGTTTTGTGCGAATTTGAATTTCAACCCATTTGCCCTCCTTGCTCATCACAGTTGTATGCAAAGATTCATAACCATTGTTTTTTGGAAACGAAATCCAATCCCTCAGTCTGTTGGTGTTGGGAATATATAAATCGGATACTATAGAATAAACTTTCCAACAGTCAGATTTTTCTTTGCTCTCAATTATTATTCTTATGGCAAAAAGGTCATAAACTTCCTCAAATTCAACATTTTGTTTTTGAATTTTCCGATAGATAGAACTTATTGATTTTGTTCGCCACGAAATTTTAAAATCATAGTTTTGAGATTTTAGTTTTTCATTTATAGGTTTAAGAAAATAATTAATAAATGATTCCCTGCTTCTCTCAGTTTCAATAATTTTATCTTGAATAGAATGAAACATTTGGGGATTTTTTATTTTCATTACAGAATCTTCCAGTTCGAGCTTTATATTGTAAAGCCCGGCCCTGTGAGCAAAAGGAGCATAAAGGTATTCTGTTTCTGAAACGATTTTATCTTTTTCTTCTTTAGTAGATTCAACAAATGTTCTGATTATATGCAAATGTTGGGCAAGTTTTATTAAAATAACTCTGATATCATTTGAAACAGCTTTTAGAAGTGCATTGATATAGTCCGATTTTAAGCTTTTTTCATTAACATTCAAATCCGAAATTTTTTCGATTTCGACAATAGTTTTTGCTATTTTTTCACCGAATTCATTTTTGAGTTCATCAATTGTTATGATTTTACTTTTGTAAGGATTAAGCAAAAATATACAAACAATAGAAAATGCTTGCAAACCGATTTCTTCCATTGCAATTCTCGCAGTAATTAATATTTCAGAAATTTCAACTTCATTATTGGATTTTTTCGCGTATGCTTGAAGTTTGGCAAAAGCTAAGTCAAGCATTTTTGCCTCTTCTGTTTTTATTGTTGGTTTTAAAAGTTCAAGCAGGAATTTATATTCTGTATTTATTTTTAGCATTATTTTCTATTCAATTTTTACGAAAAGGAAAAGTACAATTATATTGAAACAAAAGCAACTTTTGCAATTTATTACTCAAGTTTCGCACATTAAATATAGCTATAAATTCAATATTTCGTAGTTTGAACACAAATCAAGGCATGAAACTAAAGCCTTTTCTATCAGTATTTTAATGAAAAAAATCTGAATCAGTAAATATTTCGGTTTGCCACAAGTTTTAAACTTGCAGCAGTTTGGCAAAAAGTCCTGAAAGGACGAAATGTAAAAGCATAGGGTGAAAACCCTACGAAAAAAAACACAGAAGAAACAAAATCCTGTAGGGATGAGATCAGAATCTATCGTTTGTAATTTCTATACCATTTAATAATTTCAGCCTTTCAGGATTCACAAAATGATGATGGCATTTCATTCTCAGGGTTTACACCCAGAGCTATAACATTCCGTCCTTTCAGGACTTTCGTTTAATATTTGACAATATCACAAGGTTTTACAAAAAAATTTCTTAATTTCAACAAATGAAAAATGCCAATTTTTCTAAAAAGTTAATATTCTTAATCCAACTTTTTAAATCGTATTGTAGTCTGTGAAATGAAAGAATTTTGTATGGACAAAAATATCATATAAATTTACGAACTATTTTTTAATAAAATTTTTATAGAATGAATTCATTTTTTACTGAATATTTTAAGTTGTTTTTGAAGAACAATAAGTTTTTTATCCTATTATTTTCAATGATTTTTATTTTTCAAACTCAAGCCCAACAATGGAATGAGATAATTAAGGCAGTTGCCACAGATAGAGATTCTGTCGATTGGTTTGGAATTTCGGGAAGCATTTCGGGCAATTATGCCATAATTGGAGCAATGGGCGAAGACGATGATGTTGCTGGTCGTGCCAATTACAGCAATTCGGGTTCTGCATATATTTTTGAAAAAAATGAATATGGTCATTGGATTCAAAAACAGAAATTAAAAGCTTCCGACAGAGATATTGAAGACTATTTTGGCTGGTCTGTAGCAATTTCAGGGAACTATGCGGTTGTTGGTGCTGTGTTTGAAGACGAGGATGTTTTTGGTGCTGATTCATTGAGCAGTGCAGGCTCTGCATATATTTTCGAAAGAGATAACATGGGAGTTTGGGCAGAAGTACAAAAAATTGTTGCTGCCGATCGTGAAATACAAGACTTCTTTGGATATTCGGTTGATATTTCAGGGAGTACTTTAATTGTAGGTGCTGTTTATGAAGATGAAAATCAAAACTT includes:
- a CDS encoding FKBP-type peptidyl-prolyl cis-trans isomerase, with amino-acid sequence MGTIPPNSTLIFEVELIKVEQGVSIEAFNVAGKDTQITQSGLKYIVVEQGNGDFIKKNETAKIHYTGYLSDGTIFDSSVKKGKELEFPVSTGSIIKGLDEGVLFMKKGGKCRLIIPASLGFGDQAMGSIPANSTLIFDVELIDIIPEKKVEAFDIEGKKIHKTNSGLEYIIVKEGAGKQAEAGLNVEVHYTGYLENGEIFDSSVKRGKPIDFPLGTGRVIKGWDEGIAMMKVGGKRRLIIPSELGYGSRAQGSIPANATLIFDVELVNVK
- a CDS encoding DUF3365 domain-containing protein, with protein sequence MIKKSLLIALLFAWTLLLVVSLLWNLKTINNSTLTNVKGQTKAFFDQIQISRRWNAKHGGVYVPITDSILPNKYLDIKNRDIIIDSLGISLTKINPAYMTRQVSELAKKYNATRFHITSLDPIRPQNKPDYWEANMLNSFENGVIDTIELINWHNEQYYRYMAPLEIREACLKCHADQGYELGDIRGGISVSVKAEKYLASSNALKQNIWVFHGLILIIGLSVIYFISRYINKNYLKLIKKAVQLENYEEELSVQNEELLSHQDQIIKQKDIAEKAKEKAELASQYKSIFLANMSHEIRTPLNGIIGFTNILLEQGDLNEVQKDQIDTIKNSGDNLIAIVNDIIDYSKIEANQLELEEAHLNLFNLINETLKMLSFKAKRKGIELHSNIHPDIPSWIIGDSVRIKQVLINYLNNAIKFTHQGFVELDVVPAEIKGKNIKIKFSVIDTGIGISLSNQSKIFTDYAQAEKSTARKYGGSGLGLAISKRLAKLMNGEVGFESVENSGSTFWFTGRYKIGKSPGYVNLNTKPIKAKRNIKALLAEDNLINQKVATIFLKKYVKEIEVAANGAEAVEFVKNEHFDLIFMDIQMPVMDGYEATKKIREIEDSENRTKSVIIAMTANALKGDREKCIAIGMNDHLSKPFKPEDLAKIIEDFV
- a CDS encoding bifunctional (p)ppGpp synthetase/guanosine-3',5'-bis(diphosphate) 3'-pyrophosphohydrolase — encoded protein: MLKINTEYKFLLELLKPTIKTEEAKMLDLAFAKLQAYAKKSNNEVEISEILITARIAMEEIGLQAFSIVCIFLLNPYKSKIITIDELKNEFGEKIAKTIVEIEKISDLNVNEKSLKSDYINALLKAVSNDIRVILIKLAQHLHIIRTFVESTKEEKDKIVSETEYLYAPFAHRAGLYNIKLELEDSVMKIKNPQMFHSIQDKIIETERSRESFINYFLKPINEKLKSQNYDFKISWRTKSISSIYRKIQKQNVEFEEVYDLFAIRIIIESKEKSDCWKVYSIVSDLYIPNTNRLRDWISFPKNNGYESLHTTVMSKEGKWVEIQIRTKQMDEIAEMGMAAHWKYKSEQKSNTVENWIQKTREMLVSQELDKEDKIDSFKADLYSNEIFVFTPNGDLKKFPKGSTILDFAFDIHTKIGMTCQSAKINNKLVPLKYVLKNGDQVFIITSKNQRAREDWLKFVKTTKAKSKIKKILKEEKNKEADNGKEILKRKLKNWKLKFDDETVSFLLKSLKIQNAIDFYSAIARDTIEIQDIKNVLLSSNESETIIPETAVAAEDINSKPEKEKDYFLIDGSVDNINYRFAKCCNPIFGDNVFGYVTIGTGISIHRKNCPNAKNLVLNNKFRIKTIKWKTDESNASFKTAIRISGDDRVGMLEEITKLISSDLKLNMRGINLNSSKDEFIGTINIVVKSTTHLHIILQKLRKIKGIRKVVRSE